One genomic region from Fervidobacterium gondwanense DSM 13020 encodes:
- a CDS encoding NAD(P)/FAD-dependent oxidoreductase → MSNKKYDVCIIGGGITGTALGYFLCKLGKTSVAIFEKSYLSSGSTGRCAGGIRQQWSTRPNVRLAMRSVKLFERFKEDVGMDIEYTQGGYLVLSYTENEAAQFERNVLMQREEGLNVEILSPSEVSKRYPYINIEGLKLATFCQTDGHANPHKAVIGYAQAIRKMGGAIFTHTEVTDIDVINDRVVGINTSRGYFSCDVVVNASGPWSREISELVGVELPTESYRHQIMVTEPLENFFPMMAISFSGNFYMRQTQHGQFILGQGDKDEKPGINYNVTFKFEKELTSKMIRIFPFLKNVRLIRHWSGMYNMSPDAQPIIGESEKVKGYYYAVGYSGHGFMVAPAVGEALAELLVFGKTLHTDISYLGLKRFENMVVEKEKNVV, encoded by the coding sequence ATGAGTAACAAAAAATATGATGTGTGTATTATAGGCGGAGGAATAACGGGAACAGCTCTTGGGTATTTTCTGTGTAAATTGGGTAAGACTTCAGTTGCTATATTTGAGAAATCGTACCTTTCTTCAGGTTCAACAGGAAGGTGTGCAGGTGGTATTAGGCAACAATGGTCAACAAGACCAAATGTAAGACTCGCAATGAGGAGTGTTAAGTTATTTGAAAGATTCAAAGAGGATGTAGGGATGGATATTGAGTATACACAAGGTGGTTATTTGGTACTTTCGTATACTGAGAATGAAGCTGCACAATTCGAACGCAACGTTTTGATGCAAAGAGAAGAAGGACTGAATGTTGAGATTCTCTCACCAAGCGAAGTGAGCAAGAGGTATCCTTATATAAATATTGAGGGATTAAAGCTGGCAACGTTTTGCCAAACAGATGGACATGCAAATCCGCACAAGGCAGTAATTGGATATGCTCAAGCGATTAGAAAAATGGGAGGTGCGATATTTACACACACAGAAGTAACAGATATAGATGTTATAAACGATCGGGTGGTAGGAATAAATACTTCGAGGGGTTATTTCTCTTGCGATGTGGTTGTTAACGCTTCGGGTCCCTGGTCGAGAGAAATATCTGAACTGGTTGGTGTTGAACTTCCTACGGAAAGTTACAGACATCAGATAATGGTTACTGAACCTCTTGAAAATTTCTTTCCAATGATGGCTATAAGTTTTTCAGGCAATTTCTACATGAGACAGACACAACATGGGCAATTCATACTCGGTCAAGGAGATAAAGATGAGAAACCTGGCATAAACTACAACGTGACATTCAAATTCGAGAAAGAACTTACCAGCAAAATGATAAGAATTTTCCCGTTTCTAAAGAACGTTAGATTGATTAGACATTGGAGTGGAATGTATAACATGTCCCCGGATGCACAGCCAATAATCGGTGAAAGTGAGAAAGTCAAAGGTTATTACTATGCTGTAGGATACTCTGGACACGGATTCATGGTTGCACCGGCAGTTGGCGAGGCTCTTGCCGAGCTACTAGTGTTTGGTAAGACACTTCATACCGACATATCATACCTCGGTTTGAAAAGATTCGAAAACATGGTTGTTGAAAAAGAGAAAAATGTTGTATAA